From the Sphingomonas phyllosphaerae 5.2 genome, one window contains:
- a CDS encoding adenosine kinase, whose protein sequence is MTEPRYDVVAIGNAIVDILSPAADDFIADNGMTKGAMALVFSPEEADALYAKMGPGQEVSGGSAANTIAGMAALGSACAFIGQVADDQLGEVFAHDIRAAGIRFDTPSRAGAPTTGRCLIFVTPDGQRTMNTFLGASHYLPAEALDATLIAAARYLYLEGYLWDPEEPRAAMRAAIDIARQAGRKVAFTLSAEFVIDRHRAAFHELIAHGLIDVLFANEAEIMFLTETDSVDAAVAAVQAKVPLVVVTLAERGAMAISGGERTTVPAQPIDKVVDTTGAGDLFAAGFLHGQARGKTLEASLTLGAICAAEVIQHFGARPIVDLKAITAAV, encoded by the coding sequence TTGACCGAACCCCGCTACGACGTGGTCGCGATCGGCAATGCCATCGTCGACATCCTCTCGCCCGCCGCCGACGACTTCATCGCCGACAACGGCATGACCAAGGGCGCGATGGCGCTGGTCTTCTCGCCCGAGGAAGCCGACGCGCTCTATGCGAAGATGGGGCCGGGGCAGGAAGTGTCGGGCGGTTCGGCGGCGAATACGATCGCGGGAATGGCGGCGCTGGGCAGCGCGTGCGCCTTCATCGGGCAGGTCGCCGACGACCAGCTGGGCGAGGTCTTCGCACACGATATCCGCGCGGCGGGCATCCGCTTCGACACGCCATCGCGCGCCGGTGCGCCAACCACGGGGCGTTGCCTGATCTTCGTGACGCCCGATGGACAGCGCACGATGAACACGTTCCTGGGCGCATCGCACTATCTGCCGGCCGAGGCGCTGGACGCGACGCTGATCGCCGCGGCGCGCTATCTGTATCTCGAAGGCTATCTGTGGGACCCGGAGGAGCCGCGCGCGGCGATGCGCGCCGCGATCGACATCGCGCGCCAGGCCGGGCGCAAGGTCGCGTTCACGCTGTCGGCGGAGTTCGTGATCGATCGCCACCGCGCCGCCTTCCACGAGCTGATCGCGCACGGCCTGATCGACGTGCTGTTCGCCAACGAGGCGGAGATCATGTTCCTTACCGAGACCGACTCGGTCGACGCGGCAGTCGCGGCGGTGCAAGCCAAGGTGCCGCTGGTCGTGGTCACGCTGGCGGAGCGTGGGGCGATGGCGATTTCCGGCGGCGAGCGCACCACGGTGCCGGCGCAGCCGATCGACAAGGTCGTCGACACGACCGGTGCGGGCGACCTGTTCGCGGCCGGCTTCCTGCACGGGCAGGCCCGCGGCAAGACGCTCGAAGCGTCGCTGACGCTCGGCGCGATCTGTGCGGCGGAGGTGATCCAGCATTTCGGCGCACGACCGATCGTCGACCTGAAGGCGATCACCGCCGCGGTCTGA
- a CDS encoding PepSY-associated TM helix domain-containing protein, which yields MTRSLRQSMAWIHGWLGMLAGWILFAMFLTGTASYFRPEITRWMQPELPMHRTSGAQATQAAVAELARSNGGDQQWFIMLPDDRTAITRVFTIPQPDATAKPAPGKRRKRGGELELDPATGKPIHARETRGGEHFYRFHFQLQLPHPWGRWLAGVCGMFMLAAIVSGVVTHKRIFADFFTLRWNKGQRSWLDTHNVSAVLALPYHAVITYTGLMTLVLMYLPYPIAINYKQPLDFGREAYGLPVDAEASKRPAPLVPIAPLVRDAEARLKAPVSRVVVRHPGDAAATVAISAATVSALNARTGTAVYSGATGALLQSPSNSGAAVSTVGVMLGLHIAQYAAPGLRWVLFLLGLTGAAMVGTGLLLWTAARRRPGATPFFGLRLVERLNIATIAGLPIGMGAFLLANRLIPAAATGRADAEVATMFYAWGAAALLQLLRPARQAWAALFAIGALVFVAIPVANALTTSRGLLASWQAGDWLFVGFDLAMLVTAVLLGAAAWRAGRPQAVRATRRVKEMVHV from the coding sequence ATGACGCGGTCGCTGCGCCAGTCGATGGCGTGGATCCATGGCTGGCTGGGCATGCTGGCGGGCTGGATCCTCTTCGCGATGTTCCTGACCGGCACCGCCAGCTATTTCCGGCCGGAGATCACGCGCTGGATGCAGCCCGAACTGCCGATGCACCGCACGAGCGGCGCGCAGGCCACGCAGGCGGCGGTCGCGGAACTGGCGCGAAGCAACGGCGGCGACCAGCAATGGTTCATCATGCTGCCGGACGATCGCACCGCGATCACGCGCGTCTTCACGATCCCGCAGCCCGATGCCACCGCCAAGCCCGCCCCCGGCAAGCGGCGCAAGCGCGGCGGCGAGCTGGAGCTGGACCCGGCGACGGGCAAGCCGATCCATGCACGCGAAACGCGCGGCGGCGAGCATTTCTATCGCTTCCACTTCCAATTGCAGTTGCCGCATCCGTGGGGGCGCTGGCTGGCAGGTGTCTGCGGGATGTTCATGCTGGCAGCGATCGTTTCCGGAGTCGTGACGCACAAGCGGATCTTCGCGGACTTCTTCACGCTGCGCTGGAACAAGGGACAGCGCAGCTGGCTGGACACGCACAACGTCTCCGCGGTGCTGGCGCTCCCTTATCATGCCGTCATCACCTACACCGGGCTTATGACGCTGGTGCTGATGTACCTGCCGTATCCGATCGCGATCAACTACAAGCAGCCGCTGGATTTCGGACGCGAGGCCTACGGCCTGCCGGTCGATGCCGAGGCGAGCAAGCGGCCCGCGCCGCTGGTCCCGATCGCGCCGCTGGTCCGCGATGCCGAGGCGCGGTTGAAGGCGCCGGTCTCGCGCGTCGTGGTGCGCCATCCCGGCGACGCCGCCGCGACCGTGGCGATCTCGGCGGCGACGGTGAGTGCGCTGAACGCACGCACCGGCACCGCGGTCTATTCGGGTGCGACGGGCGCGTTGCTGCAGTCGCCGAGCAACAGCGGAGCGGCGGTATCGACCGTCGGCGTGATGCTGGGACTGCACATCGCGCAATATGCCGCGCCCGGGTTGCGCTGGGTGCTGTTCCTGCTCGGGTTGACCGGCGCGGCGATGGTGGGAACCGGGCTGTTGCTGTGGACCGCGGCGCGTCGGCGCCCGGGCGCGACGCCGTTCTTCGGCCTGCGACTGGTCGAGCGGTTGAACATCGCGACGATCGCCGGGCTACCGATCGGGATGGGTGCCTTTCTGCTCGCCAATCGGCTGATCCCCGCCGCGGCGACGGGGCGCGCCGATGCCGAGGTGGCGACGATGTTCTACGCCTGGGGTGCGGCGGCGCTGCTGCAACTGCTGCGCCCGGCGCGACAGGCCTGGGCAGCGCTCTTCGCGATCGGTGCGCTGGTCTTTGTCGCGATCCCGGTGGCGAACGCGCTGACGACGTCGCGGGGGCTGCTCGCGTCGTGGCAAGCTGGCGACTGGCTGTTCGTGGGGTTCGATCTGGCGATGCTGGTGACGGCTGTGCTGCTGGGAGCCGCCGCGTGGCGGGCAGGCCGGCCGCAGGCGGTGCGCGCGACGCGTCGTGTCAAGGAGATGGTGCATGTGTGA
- a CDS encoding cation:proton antiporter, whose protein sequence is MAPAQLSVIFFMQLFAIVAVSRAVGWLAKRYLGQPQVVGEMIAGVLLGPSLLGLLAPEWQAALFPKETRGLLYAVAQLGVGLYMFIVGLGFRADHFRSNARSATAVSLSGMIAPFVLAIAIAPWLRSIPGLFGPSVTATQAVLFTGACIAITAFPMLARIIHERGLSDTPLGTLSLSSGAIDDAGAWTVLAVVLATFGDGPGVAVKAIGGAALFALVVLGLGPRLLRPLGARAARAGRIGQGDTAIALMLFLLAAFAMDAVGMHAVFGGFLLGVAMPRGVFADGLKQQLEPLTVLLLLPCFFTFSGLNTQLGLVADPALIGVTLVVLAASVLAKGGACWAAARLTGQDNATAMGVGALMNARGLMELIIINIGLARGIIGPALFSMLVLMAIATTLMASPLFELVYGRTARARGELGALGEAEDGTVREAVAS, encoded by the coding sequence ATGGCACCGGCACAGCTGAGCGTCATTTTCTTCATGCAGCTGTTCGCGATCGTCGCGGTGTCGCGCGCGGTCGGCTGGCTCGCGAAGCGTTATCTGGGGCAACCGCAGGTGGTCGGCGAGATGATCGCGGGCGTGCTGCTCGGGCCGTCGCTGCTGGGGCTGTTGGCGCCGGAGTGGCAGGCGGCGCTGTTCCCGAAGGAGACGCGCGGGCTGCTTTATGCCGTCGCGCAACTCGGCGTCGGGCTCTACATGTTCATCGTCGGCCTGGGTTTCCGCGCCGATCATTTCCGCAGCAACGCGCGCAGCGCCACGGCCGTGTCGCTCTCCGGAATGATCGCCCCGTTCGTGCTGGCGATCGCGATCGCGCCGTGGCTTCGGTCGATCCCTGGATTGTTCGGGCCGAGCGTCACCGCGACGCAGGCGGTGCTGTTCACCGGCGCATGCATCGCGATCACCGCCTTTCCGATGCTGGCGCGGATCATCCACGAACGCGGCCTCTCCGACACCCCGCTCGGTACGCTGTCGCTGTCGTCGGGGGCGATCGACGACGCCGGGGCGTGGACGGTGCTGGCGGTCGTGCTCGCGACGTTCGGCGACGGGCCGGGCGTGGCGGTGAAGGCGATCGGCGGCGCGGCCCTGTTCGCGTTGGTCGTGCTCGGGCTCGGGCCACGGCTGCTGCGGCCGCTGGGCGCGCGTGCGGCGCGGGCCGGGCGGATCGGTCAGGGCGATACCGCCATCGCGCTGATGCTGTTCCTGCTCGCCGCCTTCGCGATGGATGCGGTCGGGATGCACGCGGTGTTCGGCGGGTTCCTGCTGGGCGTCGCGATGCCGCGCGGCGTCTTCGCGGACGGTTTGAAACAACAGCTGGAGCCGCTCACCGTCCTGCTGCTGCTACCGTGCTTCTTCACCTTCTCGGGGCTCAACACCCAGCTTGGGCTGGTCGCCGATCCGGCGCTGATCGGCGTCACGCTGGTCGTGCTGGCGGCATCGGTGCTCGCGAAAGGCGGCGCCTGCTGGGCCGCGGCACGGCTGACCGGGCAGGACAATGCCACCGCGATGGGGGTCGGCGCGCTGATGAACGCGCGCGGGCTGATGGAACTCATCATCATCAACATCGGGCTGGCCCGCGGCATCATCGGCCCGGCGCTGTTCTCGATGCTGGTGCTGATGGCGATCGCGACGACGCTGATGGCCTCGCCGCTCTTCGAACTGGTCTATGGCCGCACGGCACGCGCACGCGGCGAACTCGGCGCGCTCGGCGAAGCGGAGGACGGCACGGTGCGCGAGGCGGTCGCCTCCTGA
- a CDS encoding EI24 domain-containing protein has translation MIRAFLLSLRQLADPPVLRVLALSLAITLVMFVALGGLLWWAIDAALAGWSWHGALAGVAATVATVLGAWLLFRAVAMVVVGLFADTIVAAVERRHYPDALATARPVSLARGLRMGLASAARFIAVNLLFAPVYLALLVTGVGTAAAFFVVNGWLLGRDLGEMVAARHLPGAAMRDWRAATAGQRFVLGLAATGLFVVPLLNILAPVIGAAMATHLFHRNRR, from the coding sequence ATGATACGCGCTTTCCTGCTGTCGCTGCGGCAACTCGCCGATCCGCCGGTGCTGCGGGTGCTGGCGCTGTCGCTGGCGATCACGCTAGTGATGTTCGTAGCGCTCGGCGGGTTGCTGTGGTGGGCGATCGATGCCGCGCTGGCCGGGTGGAGCTGGCACGGCGCGCTGGCGGGCGTGGCCGCGACGGTGGCGACCGTGCTGGGCGCATGGCTGCTGTTCCGCGCCGTCGCGATGGTGGTGGTCGGGCTGTTCGCCGACACGATCGTGGCGGCGGTGGAGCGGCGGCATTACCCCGATGCGTTGGCGACGGCGCGGCCGGTGTCGCTTGCGCGCGGGCTTCGCATGGGGCTGGCCTCGGCAGCGCGGTTCATCGCGGTCAACCTGCTCTTCGCGCCCGTCTATCTGGCGCTGCTGGTCACCGGAGTCGGCACCGCCGCGGCGTTCTTCGTCGTCAACGGCTGGCTGCTCGGGCGCGACCTGGGCGAGATGGTCGCGGCCCGCCACTTGCCCGGTGCGGCGATGCGAGACTGGCGTGCGGCCACCGCGGGGCAACGCTTCGTGCTGGGGCTTGCCGCGACCGGGCTGTTCGTGGTTCCGCTGCTCAACATCCTCGCGCCCGTCATCGGCGCGGCGATGGCGACGCATCTTTTCCACAGGAACCGCCGATGA